In the Paenibacillus sp. FSL R7-0337 genome, GCTGGCCTCGATGTATAACTCTCTTCCAGCGACAATAACGAATGGACAAGAATTCAATTACATGCTCGGTAAAATAGAGATTGGTGATGATCCGGGGAAGTACTATATCAAAGTAGATGCTACGATCAATAACCCTGTCCATCAGGATCGGGCGCTGGAGTCACCAGCGTTGGCTTACAACAACAATAGGCTACATGGGGAATGGATGATTGAGCGTGTAGCTCCGAAGGCTGATTTGATTGCAGTATCGATCACGGCTTCGCCGAATTCCATAACCAAGGGTAGTCAGTCCAGCATCATCGGCAAGGTTAAGAACGACAGTGCGACAGCGCAGAATGATGTACTCATTCGTTTCTATGATAACGCCAGCACAATCTATGAGACGCGAAAATCTTTTGCTGCGGGTCAGACGCTAACCGTGGGTCCTTTTAATTGGACAGGCACCTCGACAGGGGTTCACAATCTTACGCTCTCCGTAGATCCTGAGAAAGAAAAAGTAGATCAGAATCGGAGCAATAATATAGTCACGACAGGCTGTAGTGTTGTCTCAGGTGCTTCAGGGAGTGGGAGCGAATGTAATCAGCCGGGGGCTGCTGGTGAATGGTCAGTGTCTTACCCAGTAATTACTGGTTATCCTACGAAGTATTACACTTCGAGCTACACAACGGCGGATGGTAAGACTCACTACTTCACTGAGTATTACACAGACTACGGTGACCCTAACTGGAGCAATACTCCTGTAACGTACCAGGAGCATCTGAAGATCTCAGCAGAAGTAAACACCAAGCAAGGCATAGCAACAGATCTCAACCACCCCAAAGAGACGGATAGGGAGAGTCGTGGTTCCTGGGAGATTATCCCCTACGCCAAGAAAAGCGGAAAGGATGCCAATGCAATTACCAGAGCCGGTTACGGCATTGAGCTAAAAGTGAATACAACGTACAACACAAATTGGGAGACGAAGATACCGACAGGCCTAGAAGAAACAGCATATCCGTTAGGGGGAACTTACTACGGCCCGGATGCGGTGTACGCTACCTTCTATGACCCGAACTGGAAGTACGAGCGTCAGGTCAAACTGGAGAAGACCGGTGGGGACCGCAATAATGCGACCTGGGAGTTACCATTGACCAAGATCACCTCCGACTCTGGCAAAGTCTATCAGAGCCGCAAATACATGACCTCTATGAATGCTACAGATGGTTATTACCGGATCAAGATATCAACTGATCCTGCAGGAATGAATGGGTTAGTGACATGTATCACGAAGCAAGTTGAGATCTATGGTGGAATGTATGACGATGTGCAGAATGTAAGACGGACAAAATAAACAGAAAGTAGCTAACCCCATCGTTCTCGGTGGGGTATTACTTGTGAGCACCGAGAGGGCTCACTAAAAGGAGGGAATTATGATATCTAACTTATTTACATTGCTGAAGGTAATCGTGATCTGTGGCCTGCAACTGTTATTCCCGGATCTAGGAGTATAAAGTGATGGCCATAGTTAATATGCTGCTGATAATGAGTCTAATCATGCTTTGCTGCTGGTTCAGCTACACGGATATCACGGAGCGGCGAATTTCCAATAAGCTAACGTACCCAGCCATTATGATATTACTGATGTTCCGGATTCTGTGTAGTCAGGAATACTTGTGGGGGCTGGTCCCAGGTGTAGTGTTCTTCCTGATCTTCATGATCAGCCCCCGATCCCTGGGGGCTGGTGATGTGAAACTGGTTGTGTTGGTTGGATTATGTATCGGCTTGGAAAGAGAGGTGGTAGCTTTGTTGTTGATGTGTATTTTTGTTTTTCTGTATCAGGGAGGAAGAAAGCTGTTGTCACTGGAGGCCCAACTCGCTGTGCCGCTGGCACCATTTCTGACTTTAGGCCTACTAGGAATTGTTGTCGCTTTATGACTTTAAATTGTCGATTTACAGATTGTTACAATCATGTTAATGTGAAACTACACTGATCGGAAGCACCGGCGTGTAGTCCGAAAGAATCGGCGCAATCGCCCTGTTAGCTTAGGCTGGCAGGGCGATTTTTGGTTAGTTAATTAATTATTTTTGGTCTGATTGTTTAAGTTGATAAGAAGGTTGCCTAAGTCTGGAACAATTGTCGTCAGATAATCTTAATTCTAAAGGTGGCTGAATGTATGAAGAACATCAAAGTTACGATAGAGAATTGTTATGGTATAAGTAAATTAGAACACGAATTTGACTTTACTGAAACAAATTCTTATGTAATTTATGCGCCAAATGGGGTTATGAAGTCTTCTTTTGCTAATGTATTTGATGACTACAGTAAGGACAAAGACTCAAGCGATTTAGTTTTTAGAGACCGTATATCATTGCGAAAAATAATCGATGCATCAGGTGATGATGTTAATAGAGATTCAATTTTCGTAATTAGACCCTATGAGAAAAAATTCAAATCAAATCGTGTTTCCACTTTGCTCGTAAAAGAAGAATTGAAAAA is a window encoding:
- a CDS encoding CARDB domain-containing protein, which codes for MKTLRISKVFLLVMISVLLLAQGVSAAGTPMLHKYVQWDYEKEEGFGFAGYIPALEKQVVNNPWQLYRWAGLFTFADGQTRIVPNYDVFNVKKTPDDENFSKENGFGLVYKSEAALGDLFDSIWSGQSIDSKQRLYFRDRFVQTASDPIFKSGHEYYYIIQYAFPFLRTSGIVPRMGIKFNSTQKISADSYRALYDVSPWPKLTVSQGNALNVAFSSYGYSERDIRVIAAPKGAFPDLSKVVSLTDGKLIHASEAIHNGNVSVNARDISKVLGKDVDIIVDDGYGRTAIKSISLPDEQALDFVPTKLTLTDGGQLWVKFQYNGDDIMASDYVNTRGMPMNAAVKIGGVLTAEFSLASMYNSLPATITNGQEFNYMLGKIEIGDDPGKYYIKVDATINNPVHQDRALESPALAYNNNRLHGEWMIERVAPKADLIAVSITASPNSITKGSQSSIIGKVKNDSATAQNDVLIRFYDNASTIYETRKSFAAGQTLTVGPFNWTGTSTGVHNLTLSVDPEKEKVDQNRSNNIVTTGCSVVSGASGSGSECNQPGAAGEWSVSYPVITGYPTKYYTSSYTTADGKTHYFTEYYTDYGDPNWSNTPVTYQEHLKISAEVNTKQGIATDLNHPKETDRESRGSWEIIPYAKKSGKDANAITRAGYGIELKVNTTYNTNWETKIPTGLEETAYPLGGTYYGPDAVYATFYDPNWKYERQVKLEKTGGDRNNATWELPLTKITSDSGKVYQSRKYMTSMNATDGYYRIKISTDPAGMNGLVTCITKQVEIYGGMYDDVQNVRRTK
- a CDS encoding prepilin peptidase, which codes for MAIVNMLLIMSLIMLCCWFSYTDITERRISNKLTYPAIMILLMFRILCSQEYLWGLVPGVVFFLIFMISPRSLGAGDVKLVVLVGLCIGLEREVVALLLMCIFVFLYQGGRKLLSLEAQLAVPLAPFLTLGLLGIVVAL